A single region of the Corallococcus caeni genome encodes:
- a CDS encoding helix-turn-helix domain-containing protein yields MNELDITEVARRSGVPASTLRFYEEKGLVASVGRRGLRRLFDAGVLERLALIAMGRAAGFSLEEIALMFAPDGRPRIDRRMLLSRAEQLDRTIRELSAMRDGLRHAAACPAPSHMECPTFRRLLRGAASGAKGARSRKRLPPR; encoded by the coding sequence GTGAACGAACTGGACATCACGGAGGTCGCGCGGCGCTCCGGCGTTCCGGCCTCGACACTGCGGTTCTATGAAGAGAAGGGGTTGGTTGCTTCGGTGGGCAGGCGAGGTCTGCGCCGCCTGTTCGACGCTGGCGTGCTGGAGCGGCTGGCGTTGATCGCGATGGGGCGCGCCGCTGGCTTTTCGCTCGAGGAGATCGCGCTCATGTTCGCCCCGGACGGGCGGCCGCGCATCGACCGGCGGATGCTCCTGTCCAGGGCGGAGCAGCTGGACAGGACGATCCGCGAGCTGAGCGCGATGCGCGACGGCCTCCGGCACGCCGCTGCCTGTCCTGCGCCGAGCCACATGGAGTGCCCCACCTTCCGCCGGCTCCTGCGGGGCGCCGCGTCTGGCGCGAAGGGCGCGCGAAGCCGCAAGCGCCTGCCTCCCAGGTGA